AACAAGTAATTTTATAATAGCAGTTACAACTTTAGCTTGAAGTTTCATTGAAAATGAAATTCCCCCAGAACACAGGGAAGCCGTTAAGAATCTATTAAAGAAATTTTCTGAAAATATTAAAAAAACAGAATTTTTACAATACTACAATAACTTTATTGGAATATTACAAAATGGACAAAAACAAAACAATATTTTAAACAAAATTGTTAAATCTTTTGATGTGATGTCACAAGGCATTGATGCATCTATGGTGAACTCCTTAAATGCAACCATTAGTTCTTTATTGAGTAATGATTTTAACATTACTCAAACAGTAAATGGCTTGATTAACAAAGTTAAACCATTGTTTGATAAAATCGATAATTGATATAACTTAACCCATATGCCTATTAGTAACTTTTTAGACTTATTAGGTTTAAACGGTCTTCTTGAAGGTGATTTAGGAAGAATGTTTTATACATTAAAACACTATTCTTTATCAAACATTGTTATTTATTTAAGTAATTTCTTTAATAATGACGAAATACAATATCAATTGCATTTAGGTAATGTTGCTTATTTAATTCAAACCTTAAAAAACCGTGTTTCAATTAATGGCGCTGAAAAAGAAAACATTTTTGATGTTTTAAGAAAAATTATTAACGATCCCAATTATAAATCAATGGTAAGAACAGTTACTTTCTTTAAAAACAAAGATGACACAGTAGGAAAAACAGAAACAGTAAACAGTAAACAAACTGGAGTTTCTTTAATTTTAGGAATTAAAGATGATAACGGTAAAGCTATATTGATTGAAAATAGTTTATTGAGTGGTCTATCAGCATTATTTGGACCTAAAACAGATTGAGCAGGTTCTGAATGAAAAGATAGCGTTGCCGATAATGCTATATTGTTAAATAAGATTATTAATTTACTTATTATAGTTACTGATAAATTTTCACTTTCAAACGATAAATGAGTTGAAGATAATGTTTTAGTCTATACAAACCCTAATAACTGAAGTTATGAATTGGTTTATACAGATGATATCAATGCTCCAGCTAACAAAGAGATTAGAATTCAATACAATTTATTTTGAGATTATGAAGGTGTGAAAAAGAAATACACAATAACCTTATTAAGAAAAGCAACGAACAGTATCTTCGATACTAACCCTTGAGAATTTGAATCAATATATGATTTTGATAAACCATTAAAATAAAGCGAAAGGAAATAACACATAATGAAAAAAACGTTATTAAGTTTATTACTAACTGGACTAACTTTAACAAGCGGTATTGCTGTTGTTTCTTGCGGAGACAACAATGATTTTGATAATTCTTTTCACATTGGTGAAAAACCGAATATAAATCAAATTATTAAAAATCGTAATTTTACTTTTAATTTAAGCTTTAAACAAACCGAAGAAGAAGCTAATAATGAAAGTAATGTGAAAAGTCAATTATGAAGCAAATTAACAAATCAAAATCCTCAAATTGTAAATAAACCAGAATACTTTGAATTAACAATAAACACTATAGAAAAAACTGCAAAAATATCAACAACTAACCTTAACCCAATATTTGTTGGATCAGTTGACCTTGAATATAATTTTTTACCATATGAATTAGCAACTCCGAAAACAGATTTAGGAGAAATTAAAATTTTTAATTCAACGCCCGAAGGAAATGTGGACAATAATATAATTGAAATTATTAAAACTAAATATACTGATGATTTAACTAATAAATACATATCTTCTATAGACGATTTTGAATATAATGGAACAAACAAAATAACTTTTAAAATTCATGTTGCCAACAAAGGTGTTGATAGTCCAAAATATAAAAGCGGCACTTATGATGGTTTGGCAACGTATTGAGTAAAGGGTAATTTAGAAAATATTTTTGGAGACACAAATGAAATTAAAGACGATATTCAAAACGAAACTGAATTGAAAAATCTTATAACAAGTTATGTCAACCAAAAAGTTAATGCAAATTACGTTACATTTTCAACAAAATTTAACGACATTAACCCAAAAACAATAGAGGTTACAAGCAAGGATGAACATTATAGTGGTAAGTTTGCGATAACATTTACAGGCAAACTTGGAGTTGACTTATTTTCGAATCGACCAGAATTAGGGACTACATTTTTCGACAATGTAGGAACAACAGCAGAGCAATTGCAAAATAGAATAATTGAAGAATTAAAAAAGAAGGACGATACTTTTAAAACTTTCTGAAATATAAATTTAGATAATCCTAGCTTTTCAAATATAAAAGAAATTAATGACAATAACGGGACAGGGTCTCGTAAAAAAGAAATTAAAATAACTATTAATGCCAATACTAATTTAATTGGAAATTTTGATTTAACTGCAAGGTCAGAGGAATTAAATCCTATTTTAATTTTAAAAAAAGATATACCAAACATTAGTGTTGTTAATAATAACGGTGTTTCAGCCAAAAGTTTTGGTCCTGATTTCAAAACTATAGAAGATGTTAAAAAAATAGTAACGGATAAATTACAAGGATTTGAAATTGTCGAGAATAAAGATTCTAAATACATTATTTTTAAAGGCAAAGCAGGCACATTAATGGGTACTGAATCATTAACAATATATAACGATTTTCCTGAATCTACAGAAAATTAAAAACAGAGTTTTAAACTCTGTTTTTTTTAAAAATAAACATTACCAAAACCTCTCACAAAATCAATACAGAAATTAAAGATAAATAACTAACTAGATAAGAATAAAATTCTTTAATATTATTTAATTCGTTTCCAACAATATTTTCAAAATTGTTGAGAAAATTTTTTAGTTCAAAAACACACAAGCCAATCAATAAAATTCCTAACAATATTAAAAATATTGTTACAAAAGTGTTTTTGTTTTTAATTCTTATTTGTTTTAATAGTATTAATGAAGAAAATCAAAAACTTAATAAATTGAAAATCAAAAAGCTATAATCAAAATTCATTATATATTTATAAAAATTTTGAAAATACATAATTGTAAGATGTTCTTTTAACTCTATTTTTGCTTTCAAAGTTCATGTTAGTGATCAAATTAAAATTGATAAAAATATTATATTTAGGGTAAAACCAAAAATATTTTTTAAAGAATTTTTCATTTATAAAACTAAAGCCCCTTCTTAATTTTTTTATAGAAATAAATGTTTGTCTATAAAAACTTAATAAAAAAACATTTTTAAACGATAGCAATGAAAAAAATATAAATTTATTTATCTTATAATATATAGAGAAATATAATTCATAAAAATTAAATAATTTTATCAATTATAAAATAGAGGTTTGTAATGTGAGTATTTGTGCCAATTGCTACTTTAACAACAATTGCAATGTGAGTTATTATTATTTTGATTGCAATTAGATTCTGAAAAATTATTGTAGTGGCAATTATTCTTCAAGTTGCGTTTTTTACCTACGCAATGTTCAAAAGTAATTTAGACTTAATTATTTTAGTTGCAATTTTTGCACTGGTGACTTCGTTCTTTGTCCTGATATTTTTTTTATTATTTAAACATTACCAAAATAAAAAATCACTTCAAGAACAAAAAGATAATTTTAAACCTCTAATAAGTCAAAAGAAATTTGAAGATTTAAACCAAGAAACATCTGAAAAAAATTTGGCAGAAAATTTAATAAACTACAAAAGAAATTTTGAAAATGAAAAATCAATTTCGTATAAACATTGATTTCCTTATGAAAATATTAAAAAAGAAATTTTTATTAAAATGGAAAACGAGTTTGATACAAAACGAAAACCAAAAGCAGGAGTCTACGCATATTTAATAGGTCCTTATTTCACAAATCCTCAAAAAATTAAAGAAAATTGATTAAGAGTTAAGCCTATATACGTAGGGTCATCAAATAATTTAAACAGAAGATTTAAAGAACATATTGCCGGAGTCGAAGAAGAGAAGCACAAAAATAATATTCGATACATTAAATCAAGAGAATATCGAAAAACTTCTAAAAAACTAGGATTACCTTATTCATTAAGATTTATTTTATTAGAAGAATGAGTTGTTTTACTCGAAAAAGATTCTAAAGAATATTCAGACTTTAAATTATCTAGAGAGCAATATTGAATAAGTCAACTAAAAACTTTGGAGATAGGTTTTAATACATTGAATACTAAAGGTAATGGTTCACACCCCAAAAATTTAAAGAATAAAACCGATTAGTCTTTAGTAAAAATCAACACAAACAAAACCCTCACTTTAAAAATGAGGATTTTGTTTTATATTAATCTCTAGGTTTCATTTGTGGGAATAATAAAACATCTTTAATTGATTCAGAATTAGTTAATAACATTACTAAGCGATCAATTCCGATTCCGATTCCAACAGTTGGTGGTAAACCTGTTTCTAAAGCTTCGATAAAATCTATATCCATATCGTTAGCTTCATCGTTTCCGGCTTCAGCTTCTTTGATTTGTGCTTCAAATCTTTCAAATTGTTGCATTGGGTTATTCAATTCAGTAAAGGCATTAGCATACTCTCTTCCAATAATAAATAACTCGAAACGATCAGTAAATCTTGGATCATCTCCATTAAGTTTAGATAATGGTGAAATTTCAACTGGATGACCATAAACGAAAGTTGGTTCAACAATTTTAGATTCAACAAATTCTTCAAAAAATAAGTTAATAATATGTCCCACACTATTGTGATGTTTTTCAACTTTAATATGTTTTTCAAGCGCTAATTTTTTAGCATCTTCAAAACTCATTGATTTTCAAAAATCAATTCCTATTTGTTCTTTAATTCCGTCAACCATGTGTAATCTTTTAAATGGTTTATCTAAATCCAAGTGAACATCACCATAAACAATTTGGTTTGAAGGATTAACTGCTTGGTTACATTCTCTAATGATTCTTTCAGTTAAATCCATCATGAAATAAAAATCTTGGTAAGCAATATATAACTCAATCGAAGTAAACTCTGGGTTATGTCGTGTGTCCATTCCTTCATTTCTGAAGATACGTCCAATTTCATAAACCCCTTCAAAACCACCAACAATTAAACGTTTTAAATGTAATTCAGTTGCAATTCTTAAGTAGAAATCACGATCTAAAGCGTTATAGTGAGAGATAAATGGTTTTGCAGCTGCCCCACCTTTAGAAACATGTAGCATTGGAGTTTCGACTTCCATATAACCCATATTATCTAAAAGTTTTTGGATTGTACGAATAATTTTTGAACGACTTTGGAAAACTTTTTTAACATCTTGATTCATGATTAAATCAACATATCTTCTTCGGTATTTTTCTTCAATATCTTGAATTCCTGCATGTTTGTCTGGTAATGGTCTTAAAGCTTTAGATAATAATGTATATTCTTTAACTCTTAGTGATAATTCCCCATGATCAGTTTTCATCATTGTTCCGTTAACACCAATGATATCTCCAAGATCTAAGTCTCTAAATCTAGTAAAGTTTTCTTCACCAATTTCATCCATCCTTACATAAAGTTGAATTGAAGCATCTTGGTCTTGAATGTTGACAAAAGCAGCCTTTTTACCAGCTTCTCTAAATAATTTAATTCTTCCTGCAATTTGAAATGCTTCGACAGGCATTGCTGCTAATTCTTCTTTTGAAAAAGGACCAAATTTAGTTACTAAAGCCTTGATATTACTGTTTCTTATAAACTTAGTAATTTTATAAGGGTCTTGTCCTTCTGCTACTAATTTAGCGTATTTTTCTCTTCTAATAATTTCTTGTTCACTTAGTCTTCTATTATCACTCATTATGCTTCTCCATTTTCATATTCTTTAATTAAATTATAAACATCTTCTAATGTTTCAATATTATTTGCTCGTTCTTTTAGTGATTTTACGAATGGTTTTGTTGGTAAAACATCAAAATATCATGCTAAATGCTTACGAAATTCACGCATTCCTCATTCTTCGGTTTTTAGGTCAGCTAACAATTTAGCGTGTTTAACAACAACATCTTTTCATTCTTTAAAAGATGGTTTTGCTTTTTTTTCACCAGTTGCTAAAAAATGATTTATTTGTTCAAAAATTCAAGGATTACCTTGGCAAGCTCTAGAAATCATAACTGCATCACACCCAGTTTGATCTAACATTTGTTTTGCTGTTTTTGCATCAATAACATCACCATTACCAATAACTGGAATTTTTACAGCTTCTTTAACTTCTCTAATTTTGTCTCAATCAGCATGGCCGGTATAGAATTCACTTCTTGTTCTTCCATGAACCGCAATCGCACTAGCACCAGCTTGCTCAATTAATTTTGCAACTTCTACAGCATTAACTGATTCTTTATCCCAACCCAAACGAATTTTAGCCGTTACTGGTTTAGTTGTATTAGCAACAACTGCTTTAACAATTTCAAAAATTAAACCAGGAGTTTTTAATAAACTCGATCCCGATGCAGATCTAATTGCAATCTTTGGAGCTGGGCAACCTAAATTTAAATCAATAATGTCACAATTTGAATATTGTTCCATAAATTGTGTTGCCTTAACGAAAGATTCAACATCATTTCCGAAAATTTGCATCGCCATTGGGTGCTCTTGATCATTAACTTTTAGCATTTTATGTGTTTTTTGATTTTCATGTAAAATACCTTCAATCGAAACCATTTCTGCATAAACTAAAGCAGCTCCGTGTTCTTTAGATATTAATCTAAAAGGTTCATTAGAAACTCCCGCCATTGGTCCTTGAACAACCTTTCCCTTTATCTCTATATTTCCTATTTTCATTTTTATTAACCTATTTTATTTCCATTCATATATCATTTGTTGTTCATGTCAGTAAAAAATACCCCAACTTTATCACTATCGTTTTTGAAAAAATTAACTAAGTGATTAGTCAATAATTGTTCTTTATCAACTCTGCTCATTCATTCAACAGATATGTAAATTGAACTTTGACCATCTTTTATTGGATAAATTTTTGAACCCTCATAAATAAACATAATATTTTCTGATTTTGCCACAATTAGTTCAGCAATTTCATCTATTTTTTTGGCATATTCTTCAACCCTTTGTTGTGTTACTCCACTAAATTTTATTATTGGCATATGAACCCCTTTTCAGAATTTAACTAAACTAATTTTACCTTTTTAAAATAAGAAATAAAACTTCAACAAATTAAAAATAAGCATATCTTTTTGGCGAAAAAAATGTAATCATTTTTAGTTTTTGTTAATTTTTCAAGATTACAATTTATATTTAACCCTAAATACTTTTTAGTATTCTTTAGTTGTAAAAGTAATTACTAACTCACTAAATTTAATCAAAAATATACAAATGTTATTAATACCACAAAAATTCTAGTCTAATTAACAGTGTCATTTTTTATTATAATTAAAAAATAGTTCATCTTAATTTGCTTTTTTGGTTTTATTTTTTTTCGATATTAAAAATTCGAGCAATAACCTATAATACAAAGTCTTATTGCATTTCAAATAATTTTTTCATTTAAAGTATTTGTTTTTTGTAATAGATTAATATTAACATAGTTATTAAAAATCAATATAAGTTTTAATTTTTTTGAATTTTATTTTTAAAAGTCGATAAAATTGAACAAAATAACTTTTATCCTTTAACATAAAACAAATTTAAATTTGAAGTTGTTTTATATATTTTAACTCTACAATAAACGCTTGTAGAAATTGTGGTTTTAATGGACAAATATCTAATAGCAGTTAATTTAATATTTTTTTAATTTGTTTTCTTGAGTAATATTTTAAAATGTGTGTAAATTATGTTTTTTTCTTTTTGTAGGTTTGTTTAAAAAATAATAAAATAAAAAGAGGCAAGCCTCTTTTAAAAAGTATATAAATTAAAATGTTATTATTCTATAAAAATTTATTGTTAATGTAACAGAAATTTGAGTAATGAATTGATTTTAAAAAGTTATTTATGCTATTAAAATTACTTTATCAAACGATTCTCTTCAATATATTTTATTTCTGTTTGATCAATTTGAACATTTAAGTGTTGCTTGCTTTAACTGTGAAAGTCACTGCAATTGGATTTGCTAATTTGTTATAAACAGTTGAACCTTCGTTTACAGTAATAGAAGCACCTGTTGCAGTTATATCTCCAACAGCAAGTTCTGCTGTTTGAACATTTGCATTTTTTGCAACTATTGCATCTAAAACTTCTTGTGAAGTTGGTGTTGCAGCAGCGGCTGTAATTTCACCTAAGTTTGTAACTGTTAAATCAGTACTTAAATCTTTAAGAACTGTAGCTATTTTAACTGTGAAAGTCACTGCAATTGGATTTGCTAATTTGTTATAAACAGTTGAACCTTCGTTTACAGTAATAGAAGCACCAGTTGCAGTTATATCTCCAACAACAAGTTCTGCTGTTTGAACATTTGCATTTTTTGCAACTATTCCTGTTAAAACTTCTTGTGAAGTTGGTGTTGCAGCAGCGGCTGTAATTTCACCTAAGTTTGTAACTGTTAAATCAGTACTTAAATCTTTAAGAACTGTACCTATTTTAACTGTGAAAGTCACTGCAATTGGATTTGCTAATTTGTTATAAACAGTTGAACCTTCTTTTACAGTAATAGAAGCACCAGTTGCAGTTATATCTCCAACAACAAGTTCTGCTTTTTGAACATTTGCATTTTTTACAACTATTCCTATTAAAACTTCTTCTGAAGTTGGTGTTGCAGCAGCGGCTGTAATTTCACCCAAGTCTTTAACTGTTAAATCAACACTTAAATCTTTGATAGCTTCTGGATTTTTATCTCCACAAGCAATAACAGTTGCTCCGGCTGTTGCTGTTAATCCTAATGTTGCCAATACACTTAATAATTTCTTCATAATAAATCCCCTTATTATTTTAAATTTTAAATATCACATAAATTATATTTATGCTTAATTTATATTTTAAGTTAAAAAAGACCAAAAGCAACTTTTTAATATTTTTTAGCAAAATTTTTAATACTTAAATTTTAGATTTTATTATTTTAAATTAGGTTATATTTTAGTACTGAATAATAAAATTTTATCCTTTTAAAATTTTTGATAAATATTAACTAGAATATTTTAATGTTGATTATTATTTAAGTTGAAATTAGTTTCAAAGATTAAACATTTGTTAACATCAATAATCATTTATAATTAAATAGTATTTGTCTAGTAAAATACGGAGGATAAGAAAATGAAAGCATTTGATTACGAAGATATTCAGTTAATACCAGAAATGTGTATTGTTAAATCAAGAAGTGAATGTGACACTTCAGTTAAATTAGGAAAACACACATTTAAAATGCCTGTAGTACCATCAAATATGGTAACTGTTGTTAATGAAGAATTGTGCGAACAATTAGCCAT
The sequence above is drawn from the Williamsoniiplasma somnilux genome and encodes:
- a CDS encoding GIY-YIG nuclease family protein, with amino-acid sequence MWVFVPIATLTTIAMWVIIILIAIRFWKIIVVAIILQVAFFTYAMFKSNLDLIILVAIFALVTSFFVLIFFLLFKHYQNKKSLQEQKDNFKPLISQKKFEDLNQETSEKNLAENLINYKRNFENEKSISYKHWFPYENIKKEIFIKMENEFDTKRKPKAGVYAYLIGPYFTNPQKIKENWLRVKPIYVGSSNNLNRRFKEHIAGVEEEKHKNNIRYIKSREYRKTSKKLGLPYSLRFILLEEWVVLLEKDSKEYSDFKLSREQYWISQLKTLEIGFNTLNTKGNGSHPKNLKNKTD
- the lysS gene encoding lysine--tRNA ligase, with amino-acid sequence MSDNRRLSEQEIIRREKYAKLVAEGQDPYKITKFIRNSNIKALVTKFGPFSKEELAAMPVEAFQIAGRIKLFREAGKKAAFVNIQDQDASIQLYVRMDEIGEENFTRFRDLDLGDIIGVNGTMMKTDHGELSLRVKEYTLLSKALRPLPDKHAGIQDIEEKYRRRYVDLIMNQDVKKVFQSRSKIIRTIQKLLDNMGYMEVETPMLHVSKGGAAAKPFISHYNALDRDFYLRIATELHLKRLIVGGFEGVYEIGRIFRNEGMDTRHNPEFTSIELYIAYQDFYFMMDLTERIIRECNQAVNPSNQIVYGDVHLDLDKPFKRLHMVDGIKEQIGIDFWKSMSFEDAKKLALEKHIKVEKHHNSVGHIINLFFEEFVESKIVEPTFVYGHPVEISPLSKLNGDDPRFTDRFELFIIGREYANAFTELNNPMQQFERFEAQIKEAEAGNDEANDMDIDFIEALETGLPPTVGIGIGIDRLVMLLTNSESIKDVLLFPQMKPRD
- the dusB gene encoding tRNA dihydrouridine synthase DusB; the protein is MKIGNIEIKGKVVQGPMAGVSNEPFRLISKEHGAALVYAEMVSIEGILHENQKTHKMLKVNDQEHPMAMQIFGNDVESFVKATQFMEQYSNCDIIDLNLGCPAPKIAIRSASGSSLLKTPGLIFEIVKAVVANTTKPVTAKIRLGWDKESVNAVEVAKLIEQAGASAIAVHGRTRSEFYTGHADWDKIREVKEAVKIPVIGNGDVIDAKTAKQMLDQTGCDAVMISRACQGNPWIFEQINHFLATGEKKAKPSFKEWKDVVVKHAKLLADLKTEEWGMREFRKHLAWYFDVLPTKPFVKSLKERANNIETLEDVYNLIKEYENGEA
- a CDS encoding DUF1904 family protein: MPIIKFSGVTQQRVEEYAKKIDEIAELIVAKSENIMFIYEGSKIYPIKDGQSSIYISVEWMSRVDKEQLLTNHLVNFFKNDSDKVGVFFTDMNNKWYMNGNKIG
- a CDS encoding lipoprotein; the encoded protein is MKKLLSVLATLGLTATAGATVIACGDKNPEAIKDLSVDLTVKDLGEITAAAATPTSEEVLIGIVVKNANVQKAELVVGDITATGASITVKEGSTVYNKLANPIAVTFTVKIGTVLKDLSTDLTVTNLGEITAAAATPTSQEVLTGIVAKNANVQTAELVVGDITATGASITVNEGSTVYNKLANPIAVTFTVKIATVLKDLSTDLTVTNLGEITAAAATPTSQEVLDAIVAKNANVQTAELAVGDITATGASITVNEGSTVYNKLANPIAVTFTVKASNT